AATTTATTAATGTGTAAAAAGAAATTATGTTATGCTAGAAAATCATATAATCCACTCTACTTAATTTCTAAgctttaatgttttttttgttaaagtGGGATGAATTAGTAGTAATATCATTGCAAACTAAGTGTATCTACAACTAAAAAAGCATTTATTTGATGAATTAGATACgtaatttttaattgtttacGATCCAAATTGATTATATTTTCTCTGTACGTTCCAAAGTTATAAATAAACTAGTTTTCTCGTGCAGTCATGCGCGATGCACGATAACAATTAATTAGTTatattagaagaaaaaaaatcatactaattattttatatttcatgAAGGAatgatgtatttttttttcatagaaTGGATAGTAAAATCAAATCAATGATCAAAATCTCAACGATACATTTTTTGTCTACAAATGATTGAATTATATGAATTGGCTATTTTAGTGTTTTCATTTTCGAGACACGCACGCGCTTCATGTTAATGTGTTGGACAAAAAGCATCATGAATTAAATTTCTAAGTACAAATTTGATTTTGTTCCCAAATTTTCATTCAATTTCAGATCCATCAGTACATGCATAACTTTTATTTTTTCCGATTTGGAAAACACATTCAATCACAATGCAAACATAAAAGCGAAAGATATGAAGGGAAAAGGAGAGGTGATCGATCCCCCAAGTTTGATTTGCACACAATTGGTAGGTCATACTAGTTATTAATCTGCAGGTGCAGGATAATTAGTGTTAGCGGCGTCTGGCGGCGGTTTCTCGCTGTGCATTGAAGAAGACGGCGGCGACAGGGAGGCCGAGGTCATTCTCTGCAGCGAAACGGCGAGTGTTGAAGTTGCTACGACACGTAGGCAGGGTGTCAAGGGACTGCCTCACTCTCTGTTGGAAGACAACAAACACAAACCTATGAATCCCTATATTTGGCCTTGGTCTCTCGTACCTCACCACTTCTTCTCCTGTCAATGTCATAAACCAACACTGACTCACACAGATTTTAAGTTCAACATATTTTTAGCACAACCACACTGACTCTACTAACTACTCTTTATGGTAAAGTACATTAAATCATGTCCATCTCCTTTATATATATGcttaaaatagtactccatataattaTACAtgcatttaaatttaatttctccCAATTTTGAAGTCATGATAGATTCAGCTTACCGAATGTAGCATCTGTTGTGCCTGGAATGTCGGTCACTATCCTGTTACACACATACCAACAAATAATACATTAATAGTAGATCCCCACAATTTGGTATACATATTATCCTCATGTGTGTatcatattcattttctttacttttttttttcatcctCCTTAAATTTCAACTTGTATCTTAAGAACTATTgtccgtcccactctaagtggagCGTTTTCTACTCGTCATATGATATGTGCAGTTGTGTTTATTGAGATTTATATTAGTTCAATGAAAGTATATAATCCTTTAGTTTAATTTCAACTTTTAGCTAATAGTATATGACATAGGATTCATTATATTACACTCTTATCATAGGATTCATTATATTATACTCTTATGTTgttcatccctatatatattgCTAGTAACGCTAGAGTTTGCTAGAGTTGCACA
This sequence is a window from Salvia splendens isolate huo1 chromosome 14, SspV2, whole genome shotgun sequence. Protein-coding genes within it:
- the LOC121763548 gene encoding protein CENTRORADIALIS-like produces the protein MARTSSEPLIVGRVIEDVLDYFRASVSTSVSYGNRQVCNGCEFYPSAVAATPRVEIHGGDMRTFYTLVMTDPDVPGPSDPYLREHLHWIVTDIPGTTDATFGEEVVRYERPRPNIGIHRFVFVVFQQRVRQSLDTLPTCRSNFNTRRFAAENDLGLPVAAVFFNAQRETAARRR